A DNA window from Streptococcus sp. LPB0220 contains the following coding sequences:
- a CDS encoding formate--tetrahydrofolate ligase has product MKTDIEIAQSIELQPIVDVVKKIGLVDDDLELYGKYKAKLSFDKIREVEKNPVGKLILVTAINPTPAGEGKSTITIGLADALNKIGKKTMIAIREPSLGPVMGIKGGAAGGGYAQVLPMEDINLHFTGDMHAITTANNALSALIDNHLHQGNELGIDQRRIIWKRVVDLNDRALRHVSVGLGGPLNGIPREDGFDITVASEIMAILCLATDIEDLKRRLANIVIGYRYDRSPVYVRDLEVEGALALILKDAIKPNLVQTIYGTPAFVHGGPFANIAHGCNSVLATTTALHLADYTITEAGFGADLGAEKFLDIKTPNLPTSPDAVVIVATLRALKMNGGVTKDALTEENVEAVRAGFANLKRHVENIRKFGIPAVVAINEFITDTEAEIAALKELCAEIDVPVELASVWANGADGGVDLAETLVKTIETSSANYTRLYDNNLSVEEKIEKIVTEIYRGTKVNFEKKAKTQIAQIVKNGWDKLPICMAKTQYSFSDNPNALGAPENFEITIREVVPKLGAGFIVALTGDVMTMPGLPKRPAALNMDVAADGTAIGLF; this is encoded by the coding sequence ATGAAAACAGATATCGAAATTGCTCAAAGCATTGAACTCCAACCGATTGTTGACGTTGTTAAGAAGATTGGTTTGGTTGACGATGATCTTGAATTGTATGGAAAATACAAGGCAAAATTGAGCTTTGATAAGATTCGTGAAGTTGAGAAAAATCCAGTAGGAAAACTTATCTTAGTCACTGCGATCAACCCAACTCCAGCTGGAGAAGGAAAATCAACCATTACCATTGGTCTAGCAGATGCTTTGAATAAAATCGGTAAAAAAACCATGATTGCTATTCGCGAACCTTCTTTAGGTCCGGTTATGGGGATTAAAGGTGGTGCTGCTGGTGGTGGCTATGCCCAAGTTCTACCGATGGAAGACATCAACCTTCATTTCACAGGGGATATGCATGCGATCACAACGGCTAATAACGCCCTCTCAGCATTGATTGATAATCATTTGCATCAAGGAAATGAGCTAGGTATTGACCAACGTCGGATTATCTGGAAACGGGTAGTGGACTTGAATGACCGCGCTCTTCGTCATGTCTCTGTCGGTCTTGGTGGTCCTTTAAATGGGATTCCGCGTGAAGACGGTTTTGATATTACCGTTGCTTCTGAGATCATGGCCATCCTTTGCCTGGCGACAGATATTGAAGATTTGAAACGTCGTTTGGCCAACATCGTGATTGGTTACCGTTATGATCGTAGCCCGGTTTATGTCCGTGATTTGGAAGTGGAAGGGGCTCTTGCCTTGATCCTCAAAGATGCGATCAAGCCAAACTTGGTTCAAACCATCTATGGAACACCTGCCTTTGTCCACGGTGGTCCATTTGCCAATATCGCCCATGGATGTAACTCTGTGTTAGCAACGACGACAGCTCTTCATTTAGCAGACTATACGATTACAGAAGCAGGTTTTGGGGCTGACCTTGGCGCTGAAAAATTCCTCGATATTAAAACTCCAAACTTGCCTACATCACCAGATGCGGTTGTGATCGTAGCAACTCTCCGTGCTCTTAAGATGAACGGTGGAGTGACCAAGGATGCTTTGACTGAAGAAAATGTAGAGGCTGTTCGTGCTGGTTTTGCCAACTTGAAACGTCACGTTGAAAATATCCGTAAGTTTGGCATTCCTGCAGTGGTTGCCATCAATGAATTTATCACTGATACAGAAGCAGAAATTGCTGCTTTGAAAGAATTGTGTGCTGAAATTGATGTTCCAGTTGAGCTTGCGAGTGTATGGGCGAATGGTGCGGACGGTGGAGTTGACCTTGCTGAAACCTTGGTTAAGACCATCGAAACAAGTTCAGCTAACTACACACGCTTGTATGATAACAACCTTTCTGTTGAAGAAAAAATTGAAAAGATTGTTACAGAGATTTACCGCGGTACGAAGGTGAATTTTGAGAAGAAAGCCAAGACACAAATTGCTCAAATCGTGAAAAATGGTTGGGATAAGTTGCCAATCTGTATGGCCAAAACACAATATAGCTTCTCTGATAATCCAAATGCCTTGGGAGCTCCTGAAAACTTTGAAATCACTATCCGTGAAGTGGTTCCAAAATTGGGAGCAGGCTTTATTGTCGCTTTGACTGGGGATGTCATGACCATGCCTGGTTTACCAAAACGTCCAGCTGCTTTGAATATGGATGTGGCTGCTGATGGAACAGCCATCGGTTTGTTCTAA
- a CDS encoding MATE family efflux transporter: MKRIQRVDLIDGPILPALLSFAFPILLSNIFQQLYNTSDVMIVGRFLGQKSLAAVGATSAIFDLIVGFAVGVGNGMGIIIARNYGAKNEDQLRKSVAATAIIGGILGLFVIFIGAVGLFPLLQFLGTPSAIVSQSYLYIATIVNGVAVTFAYNLCAGLLRAVGDSLAALYFLIIAAILNILLDLYFITQLHLGVQSAGIATIIAQGISALLCLLYIRKKVPFLLPHRKDFVWDKELNKDLLSQGLAMGLMTSIVSIGTVILQSAINQLGTTIISAQVAARRIMSFAVLPITAIVSSITTFISQNFGAEQFQRIKKGVTIANLLSWVWSVLVAALLFFTSPSLTSFISGSTNPDLIANASLYLQISSCFYPILASLIILRNALQGMGKKLTPLTSSFIELFGKIFFVLWIIPHTGYMGVILCEPLIWIPMTLQLIIIYRKIRYQLLTE, from the coding sequence ATGAAAAGAATTCAACGTGTGGACCTCATAGATGGTCCTATTTTACCCGCTCTTTTGAGTTTCGCCTTTCCTATTCTTTTGTCCAATATCTTTCAACAACTCTACAATACCTCGGATGTTATGATTGTAGGGCGTTTTTTAGGTCAAAAATCATTGGCTGCCGTTGGAGCAACCTCTGCCATATTTGATTTGATCGTTGGATTTGCTGTCGGTGTTGGAAATGGGATGGGCATCATTATCGCGAGAAATTATGGAGCCAAAAACGAAGACCAATTACGAAAATCAGTCGCCGCAACTGCTATTATTGGTGGCATCCTCGGTCTCTTTGTGATCTTCATTGGTGCTGTCGGACTTTTTCCCCTGCTCCAATTTTTAGGGACCCCATCAGCCATTGTGTCTCAGTCTTATCTCTATATCGCTACTATTGTTAATGGTGTGGCTGTGACCTTTGCCTATAATCTTTGTGCCGGACTTCTTAGAGCAGTCGGCGATAGCTTAGCGGCACTCTACTTCCTGATTATCGCTGCCATTCTCAATATTCTTCTCGATCTATATTTTATTACCCAACTTCATCTCGGAGTTCAATCCGCAGGAATTGCGACCATTATTGCCCAGGGTATTTCGGCCCTTCTTTGTCTTCTCTATATTCGTAAGAAGGTCCCTTTTCTGCTCCCGCATCGCAAGGATTTTGTTTGGGACAAGGAGCTTAATAAGGATCTGCTAAGTCAGGGCCTTGCCATGGGTCTCATGACTTCCATCGTTTCGATTGGAACAGTTATCCTCCAATCCGCTATTAATCAGCTTGGAACAACCATTATCAGTGCACAGGTCGCAGCCCGTCGCATCATGTCCTTTGCCGTTTTACCGATTACAGCTATCGTCTCAAGTATCACAACCTTTATCTCGCAGAATTTTGGCGCAGAGCAATTCCAGCGGATCAAAAAAGGCGTTACCATTGCCAACCTTCTTTCTTGGGTTTGGTCTGTCTTGGTTGCTGCTCTTCTATTCTTCACAAGTCCGTCTTTAACCAGCTTTATTTCCGGCTCGACAAATCCTGATCTCATTGCAAATGCCAGTCTTTATCTCCAGATCAGCTCTTGCTTTTATCCTATTTTGGCGAGTCTCATCATCCTGAGAAATGCCCTACAGGGAATGGGTAAAAAATTAACCCCACTCACATCCAGTTTTATTGAATTGTTTGGAAAAATTTTCTTCGTTCTGTGGATTATTCCTCACACCGGCTACATGGGGGTCATTCTCTGCGAACCCCTTATCTGGATTCCCATGACCCTACAGCTCATCATAATCTATCGAAAAATCAGGTACCAACTCCTTACTGAATAG
- a CDS encoding GNAT family N-acetyltransferase yields MSLTSQLITETFPDLDKVERLNIEAFPEEERVPLSEYLRYTDNDDANFFAFYNEEEFVGFAFSIYNQKVFYVSFFAIMPHLRSHGYGQEIIEKLVEFYQRTMILEVERLDEECDNLEQRQSRMDFYKRNGFKTANAFLEYEGLSFEILYRGDHFDEEAYRDIFRKLQEENYFDFRIKYRHFSDH; encoded by the coding sequence ATGAGCTTAACCAGCCAATTAATCACGGAAACGTTCCCAGATCTGGACAAGGTCGAGAGGCTGAATATCGAGGCATTTCCAGAAGAAGAGCGAGTTCCTTTGTCGGAATACCTGCGTTATACGGACAATGACGATGCTAATTTTTTTGCTTTTTATAACGAAGAAGAATTTGTAGGATTTGCTTTTTCTATCTATAATCAGAAAGTTTTTTATGTTAGCTTCTTTGCCATTATGCCCCACCTACGTAGCCACGGTTATGGTCAAGAAATCATTGAAAAATTGGTAGAATTTTACCAAAGAACCATGATTCTTGAAGTGGAACGTTTAGATGAAGAATGTGACAATCTAGAGCAACGTCAGTCTCGGATGGATTTCTATAAGCGTAATGGTTTTAAAACTGCTAATGCTTTTTTAGAATACGAAGGACTGAGCTTTGAAATTCTCTATCGGGGTGATCACTTTGACGAAGAGGCTTATCGCGATATTTTTCGTAAACTGCAGGAAGAAAATTATTTCGATTTCCGCATTAAATATAGACACTTTAGTGATCACTAG
- a CDS encoding YdcF family protein: MYLYLFWLFPVLIFLLFFMSDRRRLFNAYLFSINLGLLLLISAFLLVVRTELWFNQQIAMIVFVVISILVFLSIIFSSIFLLFNGRQMMLFEGKRLANLLSLLYGLFIIGALALHFLPYFPGNDILIYLTDFALFYMTFLYLSYVSYGTFCNLFPIRKEPDAIIILGSGLIGDKVPPLLAQRLEKGKAIYEKFERRPKLIVSGGQGSDELIAEAEAMAGYLIEHGVPEDAILIENRSRTTFENLTFSKRILEEEGLGKRVLVVTNSFHALRAGVFMRRFKIPGRSIGSRTAFYYLPSAWIRETVGLVSLYWKRHVTFLALLFLPWFFTQIMKLIEFFIKYLN, translated from the coding sequence ATGTATCTATATCTATTCTGGTTATTTCCAGTTCTTATTTTTTTATTGTTCTTTATGAGTGATCGCAGAAGGCTTTTCAATGCTTATCTCTTTTCGATAAACCTGGGGCTTCTTCTACTGATTTCTGCATTTCTACTAGTCGTTCGAACTGAGCTATGGTTTAATCAACAAATTGCAATGATTGTCTTTGTTGTGATTTCCATCCTCGTTTTTCTCAGCATTATTTTCTCATCTATCTTTCTCCTTTTTAACGGCCGTCAAATGATGCTTTTTGAAGGAAAAAGACTGGCCAACCTCCTCTCTCTGCTTTATGGACTGTTTATTATCGGAGCTTTGGCACTACATTTTCTACCCTATTTCCCAGGGAATGACATCCTCATTTATCTGACTGACTTTGCCCTGTTTTACATGACCTTTCTCTACCTCTCTTATGTATCCTATGGAACTTTTTGCAATCTCTTTCCAATTCGCAAAGAGCCAGACGCCATCATCATCCTTGGTTCAGGTTTGATTGGAGACAAGGTTCCCCCACTCTTGGCCCAGCGTCTTGAGAAGGGAAAGGCCATCTATGAGAAGTTTGAGAGACGACCAAAGCTGATTGTTTCTGGTGGTCAAGGGTCAGATGAGCTGATCGCTGAGGCGGAAGCTATGGCCGGATACTTGATAGAACACGGGGTTCCAGAAGACGCCATTCTCATCGAGAATCGCTCTCGTACTACTTTTGAAAACCTGACCTTTAGCAAGCGTATCCTTGAAGAAGAGGGTCTTGGTAAGAGAGTCCTTGTGGTAACCAATTCTTTTCACGCGCTCCGTGCAGGTGTCTTTATGAGACGATTTAAAATACCTGGTCGAAGTATCGGTTCAAGAACAGCTTTTTACTATCTCCCATCCGCTTGGATTCGAGAAACCGTTGGCTTGGTTTCACTTTATTGGAAACGGCATGTTACCTTCCTAGCTCTTCTATTTCTGCCTTGGTTCTTTACACAAATCATGAAACTGATTGAGTTCTTCATTAAATATCTAAACTAA
- the brnQ gene encoding branched-chain amino acid transport system II carrier protein: MLRKGSLTGLLLFGIFFGAGNLIFPPALGALSGNQFWPAIAGFVLSGVGIAIVTLIIGTLNPKGYIDEISRKISPVFAIVYLVALYLSIGPFFAIPRTATVSFEVGIAPLLGGMNASLALFIFTLVYFLLAFLIALNPSKILDRIGRILTPIFAILILILVVLGALKYSGHAPMVATKAYQASAFGQGFLEGYNTLDALASVAFSVIAVTTLNQLGFSSKKEYIKTIWMVGIVVALGFSVLYIGLGYLGNHFPIPASVMASDTNKGVYVLSEATKAIFGPTAQIFLAGMVTVTCFTTTAGLIVSTSEFFHSTFPKVSYKVYASVFTLIGFAIANLGLNAIIAFSLPVLMILYPITITIVLIVIVNKFVALSKPGMQLTIFLASLVSLASVLASTFKISLVEKGIALLPFAAQSLPWLVPVVIGILLSLVLPNKQTAEE, translated from the coding sequence ATGTTACGAAAGGGTTCCCTGACAGGTTTATTACTGTTTGGTATTTTTTTTGGTGCTGGAAACCTGATTTTCCCACCGGCTCTTGGTGCTTTATCGGGTAATCAATTTTGGCCAGCTATTGCTGGGTTTGTCCTTTCAGGCGTGGGAATTGCCATTGTGACCTTGATTATCGGGACACTCAATCCTAAAGGTTATATTGATGAGATTTCTCGTAAGATTTCACCTGTTTTCGCGATTGTATACTTAGTTGCGCTGTATCTTTCGATTGGTCCTTTCTTTGCCATTCCAAGAACGGCGACGGTATCTTTCGAAGTGGGGATAGCCCCCTTATTAGGTGGAATGAATGCCAGTTTAGCACTTTTCATTTTTACCCTGGTCTACTTTTTGCTAGCCTTTCTGATTGCTTTGAATCCATCTAAGATTCTAGATCGGATTGGTCGTATATTGACCCCGATCTTTGCGATTCTCATTTTGATCTTGGTCGTTCTTGGGGCTCTGAAATACAGTGGACATGCTCCAATGGTGGCCACAAAAGCCTATCAGGCATCTGCCTTTGGGCAAGGATTTTTAGAGGGGTACAATACCTTGGATGCCTTGGCATCTGTTGCCTTTAGTGTAATCGCGGTGACTACCTTGAATCAACTTGGATTTTCAAGTAAGAAAGAATATATCAAGACCATTTGGATGGTTGGGATTGTCGTAGCACTTGGTTTTAGTGTGCTGTATATCGGTTTAGGATATTTGGGGAATCATTTTCCAATTCCGGCTTCTGTTATGGCATCTGATACCAATAAAGGGGTGTATGTATTATCAGAAGCGACCAAAGCGATCTTTGGTCCGACTGCTCAGATTTTCCTAGCAGGAATGGTGACGGTAACTTGCTTTACCACAACAGCTGGTTTGATCGTCTCTACCAGTGAATTCTTCCATAGCACCTTCCCTAAGGTTTCTTACAAGGTCTATGCAAGTGTCTTCACTTTGATTGGTTTTGCGATTGCAAACCTTGGCTTGAATGCCATTATTGCTTTCTCATTGCCAGTCTTGATGATTCTTTACCCAATCACCATTACCATTGTATTGATTGTGATAGTGAATAAATTTGTGGCTCTTTCAAAACCAGGAATGCAACTGACTATTTTCTTGGCCAGCTTGGTTTCTCTTGCAAGTGTTCTGGCAAGTACCTTTAAAATTTCACTAGTAGAAAAGGGGATTGCCTTGCTTCCATTTGCGGCTCAATCTCTTCCATGGTTAGTGCCGGTAGTCATCGGGATTCTTTTATCGCTCGTATTACCAAATAAACAAACGGCAGAAGAATAA
- the ccdA2 gene encoding thiol-disulfide oxidoreductase-associated membrane protein CcdA2, with product MNPIIFSLTVFLAGILSFFSPCVFPLLPVYIGILLGSDQEKAIQLFGKKIRWHGLLKTLCFIAGISVIFLLIGFGAGLLGKIMYTNWFRYLMGALIIILGLHQMEVFHFHFLEKQKTMDFGANKQKNELFSAFLLGLGFSFGWTPCIGPVLGSVLALAASDGQDALMGAIYLLVYTLGMALPFLLLALASSLVLPYFNRLKPHLLLLKKIGGAIIILMGILLLLGQLNSLSSIFS from the coding sequence ATGAATCCAATCATTTTTTCATTGACAGTTTTTCTTGCGGGTATTCTGTCTTTCTTTTCTCCCTGTGTCTTTCCTTTGCTACCTGTTTATATTGGAATCTTGCTAGGAAGTGATCAGGAAAAGGCTATCCAATTGTTCGGGAAAAAAATTCGCTGGCATGGCTTGCTGAAAACCCTATGTTTTATTGCTGGTATTTCTGTTATTTTCCTCCTCATTGGTTTTGGAGCGGGCTTGCTTGGAAAGATCATGTACACCAATTGGTTCCGTTATCTGATGGGAGCCCTCATCATTATCCTTGGTCTTCATCAGATGGAAGTCTTTCACTTTCATTTCCTTGAGAAGCAAAAAACAATGGATTTTGGAGCCAACAAACAGAAGAATGAGTTGTTTTCAGCTTTTCTCCTTGGTCTTGGCTTTAGTTTTGGTTGGACGCCTTGTATCGGCCCTGTATTGGGATCAGTTCTTGCTCTAGCAGCATCGGATGGGCAAGATGCTCTTATGGGAGCTATTTATCTCCTTGTTTATACCTTGGGAATGGCTCTTCCGTTTTTACTGTTGGCCTTAGCATCTAGTCTGGTCCTACCTTACTTTAATCGTCTCAAACCCCATTTGTTGTTGCTGAAGAAAATCGGCGGAGCCATCATTATTCTGATGGGAATTCTCTTACTTTTGGGACAATTGAACAGTTTGTCATCTATCTTTTCATAA
- a CDS encoding TlpA family protein disulfide reductase encodes MKGIKYACFSVLSLALLSACSMNQSSESSMDNQPTMNTTTNKNALVGKDASDFELKDMKGNTVKLSDYKGKKVYLKFWATWCGPCRQSMPELEKLVKDTDRDFEILTIMAPGLQGEKTEEEFVKWFDQQDYKSVPVLYNPDGSAFADYQVRSIPTEVFIDSHGKIGHVQLGAISNEDAKKIIKELQ; translated from the coding sequence ATGAAAGGTATTAAATACGCTTGTTTCTCAGTTCTCTCTTTAGCTTTGCTGTCAGCTTGTTCCATGAATCAATCCAGTGAGAGTAGTATGGACAATCAGCCAACAATGAATACAACAACGAATAAGAATGCTTTGGTAGGAAAAGACGCTAGTGACTTTGAACTAAAAGATATGAAGGGGAATACGGTTAAACTTTCAGACTACAAAGGGAAGAAGGTTTATTTGAAATTTTGGGCAACCTGGTGTGGCCCTTGCCGGCAAAGTATGCCTGAACTAGAGAAACTGGTCAAGGATACGGATAGAGACTTTGAAATTCTGACCATTATGGCACCAGGACTCCAAGGTGAAAAAACAGAAGAAGAATTCGTTAAATGGTTTGATCAACAAGATTACAAGTCCGTACCGGTCTTGTACAATCCAGATGGTTCTGCATTTGCAGATTATCAGGTTCGCTCTATTCCTACAGAAGTCTTTATAGACAGTCATGGGAAAATTGGACATGTCCAATTAGGGGCTATTTCAAACGAAGATGCTAAGAAGATCATCAAGGAGTTACAATAA
- a CDS encoding NAD(P)H-dependent oxidoreductase, translating to MKFVGLVGSNYDQSYNRKLLEFIRRQFKIKFELEVLEIDEVPMFNQDEKWDESFQLRLLYNKITRADGVIIATPEHNHTISAALKSVLEWLSFEVHPFENKPVMIVGASYYDQGTSRAQVHLRKILDAPGVNAYTLPGNEFLLGKAKEAFDENGNIINEGTVKFLETCLDNFMKYVEVVSKLKKPKPIEPEDLDCNHPIATTVTEVDPDDPDWVEKVAEITGAVSGDTYVKLDHGILTVNQIDMFLKAMPFELTYADDNNQFLYYNNAHQDPDTMFAKRVPPQSGSRMSTVHGSLPPARMKNVEWVIGTLRNGNQDYVRTIVPGSPEGVINTHNYQAMYYEDGSYAGINEIVFNFKPWLDWYLQTTGQRLVGGSGPFAPAGGHGSADATSGASDAGGHGDGGHGDADATSGASN from the coding sequence ATGAAATTTGTTGGACTTGTAGGATCGAACTACGATCAATCATATAACCGTAAACTTTTGGAATTCATTCGCCGCCAATTTAAAATCAAATTTGAATTGGAAGTTCTTGAAATCGACGAAGTTCCAATGTTTAACCAAGATGAAAAATGGGACGAAAGTTTCCAATTACGTCTCTTATATAACAAAATCACTCGTGCAGATGGTGTTATCATTGCCACTCCAGAGCACAACCATACAATCTCTGCTGCTCTCAAGTCTGTTCTTGAATGGCTATCTTTCGAGGTGCATCCATTTGAAAACAAACCAGTCATGATCGTCGGTGCTTCTTACTACGATCAAGGGACTTCACGTGCACAAGTTCACCTCCGTAAGATCCTAGATGCCCCAGGTGTCAATGCTTATACCCTTCCAGGAAATGAATTCCTTCTTGGAAAAGCAAAAGAAGCTTTTGACGAAAACGGCAATATCATCAACGAGGGAACCGTCAAATTCCTTGAAACCTGCTTGGATAATTTTATGAAATACGTTGAGGTTGTATCGAAATTGAAAAAACCAAAACCAATTGAACCAGAAGACTTGGATTGTAATCATCCAATCGCTACAACTGTTACTGAAGTCGATCCTGACGATCCAGATTGGGTAGAAAAAGTAGCTGAAATCACTGGTGCCGTTTCTGGCGATACCTATGTCAAACTCGACCACGGTATCCTAACTGTTAACCAAATTGATATGTTCTTAAAGGCTATGCCATTTGAATTGACTTATGCCGATGATAACAACCAATTCCTCTACTACAACAATGCCCATCAAGATCCAGATACCATGTTTGCTAAACGCGTGCCACCTCAATCAGGAAGCCGGATGTCAACCGTTCACGGCTCCCTACCACCAGCACGTATGAAAAACGTGGAATGGGTGATTGGTACCCTTCGTAACGGTAACCAAGACTATGTTCGGACCATTGTTCCAGGATCTCCTGAAGGCGTGATCAACACTCACAACTACCAAGCTATGTACTATGAAGATGGTTCTTACGCTGGTATCAATGAGATTGTCTTCAACTTCAAACCATGGTTGGACTGGTACCTGCAAACAACAGGTCAACGTCTAGTTGGCGGAAGCGGTCCATTTGCTCCTGCTGGTGGACACGGTAGTGCAGATGCAACTTCTGGTGCTTCTGATGCTGGAGGACATGGTGACGGAGGGCACGGAGATGCCGATGCCACTTCTGGTGCAAGCAACTAA
- a CDS encoding NADPH-dependent FMN reductase produces the protein MIKLIAIVGTNSKRSTNRQLLQYMQKHFADKAEIELVEIKDIPVFNKPADKQVPEAVLEIVAKIEEADGVIIGTPEYDHSIPAVLMSALAWLSYGVFPLLNKPVMITGASYGTLGSSRAQLQLRQILNAPEIKANVLPDEFLLSHSLQAFDQNGDLVDLDVIQKLDAVFNDFRVFVKITDKLRSAQELLRKDAEEFDWENL, from the coding sequence ATGATAAAACTTATTGCGATTGTGGGGACTAACTCCAAACGTTCTACAAACCGTCAACTGCTTCAATACATGCAAAAACATTTTGCTGACAAGGCTGAGATCGAATTGGTCGAAATTAAAGATATCCCTGTCTTTAACAAACCAGCCGACAAACAAGTGCCTGAAGCTGTCTTAGAGATTGTTGCCAAAATTGAAGAAGCTGATGGGGTGATTATTGGGACTCCAGAATACGACCACTCTATTCCAGCAGTCTTGATGAGTGCACTCGCTTGGCTGTCATACGGAGTCTTCCCATTGTTAAACAAACCGGTCATGATTACTGGGGCTTCATACGGTACGTTGGGATCTTCACGCGCCCAACTCCAACTTCGCCAAATCTTAAATGCTCCAGAAATCAAAGCGAATGTCTTGCCAGATGAATTCTTGCTCTCCCATTCATTGCAAGCCTTTGATCAAAATGGAGACTTGGTGGATTTAGATGTCATTCAAAAATTAGATGCCGTCTTCAATGATTTCCGTGTGTTTGTAAAAATCACAGACAAATTGCGCAGCGCCCAAGAATTACTTCGCAAAGATGCTGAAGAATTTGACTGGGAAAACTTGTAA
- a CDS encoding FAD:protein FMN transferase, translating into MDLSSRSERLMGTTITVSICHPQANELLARCFELLRSYEHRFSANDASSELMEVNHQAGIAPVQVHPDLFELIALGTLHSQAQDSHLNIAIGPLVQTWRIGFSDARRPQQGEIDQALAKIDPNQIQLDPENHTVFLTRPGMKIDLGALAKGYSADCIATFLKSQGVTDALIDLGGNILTVGQHPIKQQPWRIGIQNPVEKRGQHLLVLSVKDKSIVTSGIYERHLEVDGQSFHHIFDSATGYPVETDLASITIISDRSVDGEIWTTRLFGESPASILNTVESLPGIDTLLVSQSGKIAYTSGLQSYL; encoded by the coding sequence GTGGACCTAAGTAGTCGATCCGAACGTTTGATGGGTACGACCATCACTGTTTCGATCTGTCACCCACAAGCGAATGAACTCTTAGCCCGCTGCTTTGAACTTCTTCGCTCCTACGAACATCGCTTCAGTGCTAATGATGCAAGTTCTGAACTCATGGAGGTCAATCACCAAGCTGGTATTGCTCCTGTCCAAGTTCATCCAGATCTTTTTGAACTGATTGCATTAGGTACCTTGCATAGTCAAGCTCAAGACAGCCATTTAAACATCGCCATTGGTCCTCTTGTACAGACCTGGCGAATTGGATTTTCAGATGCTAGACGTCCCCAGCAAGGGGAAATTGATCAAGCCCTGGCCAAGATCGATCCTAACCAAATCCAGCTCGACCCAGAAAACCATACAGTCTTTCTGACGCGTCCTGGAATGAAGATTGATTTAGGAGCTTTGGCCAAGGGCTATAGTGCAGACTGTATTGCAACCTTTTTAAAGAGTCAGGGAGTAACAGATGCCTTAATCGATCTTGGAGGAAATATCCTCACTGTCGGTCAACACCCTATCAAACAACAGCCTTGGCGGATTGGCATTCAAAATCCAGTCGAAAAAAGGGGTCAGCACCTACTGGTCCTCTCTGTCAAGGATAAATCTATTGTCACCTCTGGCATCTACGAGCGTCATTTAGAAGTTGACGGCCAGTCGTTTCACCACATCTTTGATAGCGCGACGGGCTATCCGGTCGAGACAGACTTAGCTAGTATCACCATCATATCTGATCGATCCGTAGACGGGGAGATATGGACTACCCGCTTGTTCGGGGAATCTCCTGCTTCTATCCTCAACACTGTTGAATCACTTCCTGGTATAGATACCTTATTGGTTTCTCAATCAGGCAAGATTGCCTATACAAGTGGGCTTCAATCTTATTTATAA